Proteins encoded in a region of the Acidobacteriota bacterium genome:
- the mutM gene encoding bifunctional DNA-formamidopyrimidine glycosylase/DNA-(apurinic or apyrimidinic site) lyase translates to MPELPEVQLVASHLDLLVRGRRIEQAMLHRPRLAPAFAPEDFNAQLANARINSICRRGKHILFDLENDRTLIVHLRMSGRFSIAAEGTEPPRFTHAQFDLGGETLHFSDQRHFGFMNIVRSDELNAAKELCKLAPEPFGEDFSVDYLRSKFKASSRPIKEFLLDQTKVCGLGNIYASEALFESRIDPRKRADRLTKPKAEFLHSAILAVLERAIESSRSVPVEPGNIGGNFYGEQDSPDWSVYGREGEECPACGESIMRLKQAGRSTFFCRRCQR, encoded by the coding sequence ATGCCCGAATTACCCGAGGTCCAACTCGTCGCCAGCCATCTCGACCTGCTCGTCCGCGGCCGCCGGATCGAGCAAGCGATGCTCCACCGCCCGAGGCTCGCACCCGCTTTTGCGCCCGAGGACTTCAACGCTCAACTCGCAAACGCCCGCATCAATTCAATTTGCCGCCGCGGCAAGCATATTCTCTTTGACCTTGAGAACGATCGCACTCTGATCGTCCATCTTCGGATGAGCGGTCGTTTTTCGATCGCCGCCGAGGGCACCGAACCGCCGCGCTTTACACATGCCCAGTTCGATCTCGGGGGCGAGACGCTCCATTTCAGCGATCAGCGGCACTTCGGGTTCATGAACATCGTCCGCAGCGATGAGCTAAACGCCGCGAAGGAACTTTGCAAGCTCGCTCCGGAGCCTTTCGGCGAAGATTTCTCGGTCGATTATTTAAGGTCAAAGTTCAAGGCCTCATCGCGGCCTATCAAGGAATTTTTGCTCGACCAAACGAAAGTCTGCGGGCTCGGCAACATTTATGCCTCTGAGGCTCTGTTCGAATCCCGCATCGACCCGCGAAAACGTGCCGATAGGCTCACAAAGCCGAAAGCCGAGTTTCTCCACTCGGCAATTCTCGCCGTGCTTGAGCGTGCGATAGAATCAAGCCGTTCTGTTCCGGTCGAGCCCGGAAATATCGGCGGAAATTTTTATGGCGAACAGGATTCGCCGGATTGGAGTGTTTACGGCCGCGAGGGCGAAGAATGCCCGGCTTGCGGTGAAAGCATCATGCGACTAAAACAAGCCGGCCGCTCGACCTTCTTTTGCAGGCGGTGTCAACGCTGA